One Dokdonia sp. Dokd-P16 genomic window carries:
- a CDS encoding NAD(P)/FAD-dependent oxidoreductase encodes MASNKKFDVIIIGGSYAGLSAAMALGRSLRDVLIIDSDLPCNRQTPHSHNFITQDGEKPSEIARIATAQVLQYNTVQIHNDLAISGAKTDDGFSITTKKGEKFKASKLIFATGIKDIMPDIKGFSQCWGISAIHCPYCHGYEVKHKKTGIIANGDVAFHYAQLIRNWTTDLTIFTNGTSTLTREQHDKIKRHNISINEKEITQVQHDHGQINQLVFKDNTTFELEAIYARPDIEQHCDIPAMLGCELTEQKLIKVDDFQKTTVDGVFACGDNSSLFRAVSKAVATGNMAGAMMNNQMTEAAFT; translated from the coding sequence ATGGCTAGTAATAAAAAATTTGATGTAATAATCATTGGCGGCAGCTATGCAGGACTATCAGCTGCTATGGCATTAGGGAGATCCCTTCGAGACGTACTTATAATTGATAGCGATTTACCTTGTAATAGACAGACACCACATTCTCACAACTTTATCACTCAAGATGGTGAAAAGCCCAGTGAAATTGCAAGAATAGCAACAGCTCAGGTATTACAGTATAACACTGTTCAAATACATAATGACCTTGCCATTAGTGGGGCAAAAACTGATGATGGTTTTAGTATAACTACAAAAAAGGGAGAAAAATTTAAAGCCAGTAAACTCATCTTTGCCACTGGGATAAAGGATATAATGCCAGATATAAAAGGTTTTTCTCAATGCTGGGGTATCTCTGCCATACATTGCCCATACTGCCACGGCTACGAGGTAAAGCACAAAAAAACAGGAATTATAGCAAATGGAGATGTTGCCTTTCACTATGCACAACTCATACGTAACTGGACAACAGACCTTACTATATTTACAAATGGCACGTCAACCCTCACTAGAGAACAACACGATAAAATTAAGAGACATAACATCTCAATAAATGAAAAGGAAATCACGCAGGTGCAACATGATCATGGGCAAATAAACCAACTTGTGTTTAAAGACAATACTACATTTGAGCTAGAAGCCATATACGCACGACCAGATATTGAGCAACACTGCGACATTCCAGCAATGCTAGGATGCGAGCTTACGGAGCAAAAGCTTATCAAAGTAGATGATTTTCAAAAAACTACGGTAGATGGCGTGTTTGCTTGCGGTGATAATTCGAGCCTTTTTAGAGCTGTTTCAAAAGCTGTGGCTACGGGAAATATGGCAGGTGCCATGATGAATAACCAGATGACCGAAGCAGCATTTACATAA
- a CDS encoding Fur family transcriptional regulator — MKRRNTPSKEAVLNLLSNTGKAMSREAIEQKLNVEIDRATIYRVLNRFHEDGMVHKIIAEDGKQYFALCMDCDDKNMSDNHFHFRCKSCDTIECLPETVHFTVPDGYSVNSINCVLSGICNDCA, encoded by the coding sequence ATGAAACGTAGGAATACTCCATCTAAAGAGGCTGTGTTGAATTTACTTTCAAACACAGGGAAGGCGATGAGTCGTGAGGCTATCGAGCAAAAATTAAATGTAGAGATTGATCGAGCTACCATCTATAGGGTGTTAAATCGCTTCCATGAAGATGGAATGGTACATAAAATTATTGCCGAAGATGGCAAGCAGTACTTTGCTCTTTGCATGGACTGCGATGATAAGAATATGTCTGATAATCATTTTCACTTTCGTTGTAAAAGTTGTGACACCATCGAGTGCTTGCCAGAGACAGTTCATTTTACAGTGCCAGATGGGTATAGTGTAAACAGTATAAACTGTGTGTTAAGCGGCATATGTAATGATTGCGCGTAA
- a CDS encoding mobile mystery protein B — MGLEFNYKDGQTPLDQEEKEGLKIKSITTQRELDQFEQLNIEQAVEWTIHTKFKLEKILTEKFVKEVHKKMYGDVWKWAGVFRKSEKNIGIPWTQIGIELKNLLDDTTYWIDNNTFLPEEIAIRFKHRIVSIHCFPNGNGRHSRMMADIIMESIFNKEIFSWQQSNMVKANETRQQYIKALREADKGNINQLIEFAKN; from the coding sequence ATGGGATTAGAATTCAATTATAAAGATGGACAAACACCTTTAGACCAGGAAGAAAAGGAAGGTCTTAAAATAAAGTCAATCACTACACAAAGGGAACTAGATCAATTTGAACAATTAAATATTGAACAAGCAGTCGAATGGACTATTCACACAAAGTTCAAGCTTGAAAAAATCTTAACCGAAAAGTTTGTAAAAGAGGTTCACAAAAAAATGTATGGAGATGTTTGGAAATGGGCTGGAGTATTTAGAAAATCCGAAAAAAACATTGGAATACCGTGGACTCAAATAGGAATTGAGTTGAAAAATTTACTTGACGACACAACCTATTGGATAGATAACAACACTTTTTTACCAGAAGAAATAGCAATACGGTTTAAACATCGTATCGTATCCATTCATTGCTTTCCTAATGGAAATGGAAGACATTCCCGAATGATGGCAGACATTATTATGGAATCAATATTTAACAAAGAAATATTTTCTTGGCAGCAATCAAATATGGTTAAAGCTAATGAGACGAGACAGCAATATATAAAAGCTCTAAGAGAAGCCGATAAGGGCAACATCAACCAATTAATTGAATTTGCAAAAAACTAA
- a CDS encoding mobile mystery protein A → MRSKQKLLIEQLDHKLEPFSSATRVLVPERGWIHTIRTTLNMTMAQLGTALNITRQGVKRIEDSEASGTITLNSLKDVAIAMDLKLVYALVPKDGTIDHLVQLKAEKLAKKIVLRTNQHMKLEDQGIGDEKIAETIKELAYEIKREMKKSLWD, encoded by the coding sequence ATGAGAAGTAAACAAAAACTATTAATTGAGCAGCTCGACCATAAGCTTGAACCTTTTTCTAGCGCTACAAGGGTTTTGGTCCCAGAACGTGGATGGATACATACAATTAGAACCACATTAAATATGACAATGGCTCAACTAGGCACTGCATTAAATATAACCAGACAAGGTGTAAAAAGAATAGAAGATAGTGAGGCAAGTGGCACCATAACACTCAACTCTTTAAAAGATGTGGCTATTGCTATGGACTTAAAATTAGTGTATGCGCTCGTTCCCAAAGACGGAACTATAGATCACTTAGTCCAATTAAAAGCAGAAAAACTGGCAAAAAAAATAGTATTAAGAACCAATCAACACATGAAATTAGAAGATCAAGGGATTGGAGACGAAAAAATTGCTGAAACCATAAAGGAACTTGCTTATGAAATAAAGAGAGAGATGAAAAAATCGTTATGGGATTAG